Proteins co-encoded in one Corylus avellana chromosome ca9, CavTom2PMs-1.0 genomic window:
- the LOC132192202 gene encoding uncharacterized protein LOC132192202: MARERPLRDHFFPTYTFSSCIQLPEVTVDHYEIEPSTIQSLPSFLGLDDENPYKLLDEFLKICSTIEIQGFTEDDLRLRLFPFTLKDKAKRWFYCLSPNTITSWDQMQQTFLKRYFPKSKTIQIRRAIMGFSQYEGEQFYETWKRLKDLLKICPHHDIPKCQLVQYFYDGLTEPHQQMVDASCGGTIMMKTENEAWTLFETLSENYVQHASISKMKQILQAIMGFSQYEGEQFYEAWERLMDLLRMCPDHAIPKWRLVLCFYGGLTEPHRQMVDTSCGGTIMMKNEEEAWTLIEKLSENSEQHASFRTPVSRAPKSEGLCQLGNMTDVIAKLDALSQKLDQIMAVGSTPSHHPSRPHEACSLVQFSELSHEQVNSTFSRSNNDPYSNSYNSEWRNHPNLSDVTAKVDALSQKLDQVIAVGSTPCNHPSTPHEACSFCFSPLHHENDCPTLGQFSKLSHEQVNSTFARSGNDPYSNSYNLEWRNHPNFSWRGEALGNLARPHGLHNQAHSQPFNQSFNPSPNYRPPQQQYQLEPPISQLSSSSTTIPT; encoded by the coding sequence ATGGCCAGAGAACGACCCCTGAGAGATCACTTTTTCCCAACTTACACTTTCTCCTCATGTATTCAGCTACCAGAGGTCACGGTAGATCATTATGAAATTGAGCCTAGCACTATTCAAAGCCTGCCATCTTTTCTTGGACTTGATGATGAGAATCCTTACAAGCTCTTGGATGAGTTCCTGAAAATATGTTCTACCATTGAAATACaaggattcactgaggatgatTTAAGATTGCGTCTCTTCCCCTTTACCCTCAAAGACAAAGCCAAACGTTGGTTTTATTGCTTGAGTCCCAACACCATCACTTCTTGGGATCAGATGCAGCAAACATTCCTAAAGAGGTACTTTCCCAAAAGCAAAACGATCCAAATTAGGCGAGCGATCATGGgtttctcccaatatgagggagagcAATTTTATGAAACTTGGAAGAGACTAAAGGACCTTCTTAAGATATGTCCACACCACGATATTCCGAAATGCCAGCTGGTGCAATACTTTTATGATGGCTTAACCGAACCTCATCAACAAATGGTTGACGCCTCATGTGGAGGAACAATCATGATGAAGACTGAGAATGAAGCATGGACCCTTTTTGAAACCTTGAGTGAAAATTATGTACAACACGCTTCCATAAGTAAAATGAAGCAAATTCTGCAAGCGATCATGGgtttctcccaatatgagggagagcAATTTTATGAGGCTTGGGAGAGACTAATGGACCTTCTTAGGATGTGCCCGGACCACGCTATTCCGAAATGGCGGCTGGTTCTATGCTTCTATGGTGGCTTAACCGAGCCTCATAGACAAATGGTTGACACTTCATGTGGAGGAACAATCATGATGAAGAATGAGGAAGAAGCATGGACCCTTATTGAAAAATTGAGTGAAAATTCTGAACAACATGCTAGTTTTAGGACACCTGTCTCTAGAGCTCCTAAATCCGAAGGACTTTGTCAACTAGGTAATATGACAGATGTGATCGCCAAGCTAGACGCATTATCTCAGAAGTTAGATCAAATCATGGCAGTTGGTTCGACTCCTTCCCATCATCCTTCCAGACCGCATGAAGCATGTTCCTTAGTACAATTTTCTGAGCTTTCACATGAGCAAGTGAACTCAACTTTTTCCAGATCGAATAATGATCCATACTCCAATTCATATAACTCGGAATGGAGAAACCACCCCAATTTGTCAGATGTGACCGCCAAGGTAGACGCATTATCTCAGAAGTTAGATCAAGTCATTGCAGTTGGTTCGACTCCTTGCAATCATCCTTCCACACCGCATGAGGCATGTTCATTCTGCTTTAGCCCCTTGCACCATGAAAATGATTGTCCCACATTAGGACAATTTTCTAAGCTTTCACATGAGCAAGTGAACTCAACTTTTGCCAGATCGGGTAATGATCCATACTCCAATTCATATAACTTGGAATGGagaaaccaccccaatttctcatggcgAGGTGAAGCCTTGGGAAATTTAGCTCGACCTCATGGACTGCATAATCAAGCACATTCGCAGCCCTTCAACCAATCCTTCAACCCATCTCCCAACTATCGTCCTCCTCAACAACAATACCAACTTGAACCACCCATCTCCCAATTATCGTCCTCCTCAACAACAATCCCAACTTGA
- the LOC132191534 gene encoding nuclear pore complex protein NUP93A-like — MASEQGFSGWTDLLHSSTKLLEQSGPSAQFPPLQRNLDQLEALSKKLKAKTVRAEAPSQSIAATRLLAREGINAEQLARDLKSFELKTTFEDVFPAEATSVEEYLQQVHEMAMVSAIQEAQKDNLRSFNDYTMKVLQEDWQKEKRDFLQSLSRISTLPRTNMIETRSGGSHPGQTVSIASSSQVSPGPNSMGLVPLANKPILDKKASVYAEVVKNLNNARERGLPFKSATAFKGAYESLGVEGSSGKSVNMQKIWHLIQMLMGEDSTMQHNVSKKMSLIIGARRHLEWGHEKYIMDTIQSHPAQAALGGAVGNLQRVRAFLRIRLRDYGVLDFDAGDARRQPPVDTTWQQIYFCLRTGYYEEARNVALSSRASHQFAPMLAEWINTGGMVPVETAVTASEECEKMLRMGDRVGRAAYDKKKLLLYAIISGSRRQIDRLLRDLPNLFNTIEDFLWFKLSAVRDYSSGVSSVILNEGLVPYSLDDLQVYLNKFDPSYYTKNGKDPLVYPYVLLLSIQLLPAVVYWSKETGDEGYNVDAAHMAIVLADHAVLSEGAGAGQKLGVMDAYAEASSIIRQYGSVYLRHGDLSMALEYYAQAAAAVGGGQLSWTGRGNVDQQRQRSLMLKQLLTELLLRDGGVYLLLGSRGTGEEGQLGRFLTDAKARHQFLLEAARQCQEAGLYDKSVEIQKRVGAFSMALDTTNKCLSEAICALSHGRLDGESRTAGLIHSGNEILETYRYYPEVSPQEREHVLEQQTMLRQLEAILSIHKLAITGHHLDALREVAKLPFLPLDPRAPDITVDVFQNLSLHVQACVPDLLKVALTCLDNVTDSDGSLRALRAKIASFLANNLNRNWPRDLYEKVARSL, encoded by the exons atgGCGAGCGAGCAAGGCTTCAGTGGCTGGACCGATCTGCTCCATTCCTCAACGAAGCTTCTCGAACAATCCGGTCCTTCCGCTCAGTTCCCGCCCCTTCAG AGAAACTTGGATCAGTTAGAAGCATTATCTAAGAAGCTCAAAGCAAAAACGGTGCGAGCTGAGGCTCCTTCTCAATCTATTGCTGCCACAAG GCTTCTTGCACGTGAGGGAATAAATGCAGAGCAACTCGCACGGGATCTGAAGTCTTTTGAATTGAAG aCAACATTTGAGGATGTTTTCCCTGCTGAGGCAACAAGTGTCGAAGAGTATTTGCAGCAG GTTCATGAGATGGCAATGGTCTCAGCCATTCAGGAAGCTCAGAAGGATAATCTCAGAAGCTTTAATGATTACACGATGAAAGTTTTACAG GAGGATTGGCAAAAGGAAAAACGCGACTTTCTTCAAAGTTTAAGCCGAATTTCAACATTACCCAGGACTAATATGATTGAAACCCGCTCTGGGGGTTCTCATCCTGGTCAAACAGTGTCCATTGCATCTAGCTCTCAAGTTTCACCTGGTCCAAATAGCATGGGTCTCGTACCTCTAGCTAACAAGCCTATCCTTGATAAAAAGGCATCAGTCTATGCTGAAGTTGTGAAGAATCTGAACAATGCAAGGGAGCGTGGCTTACCATTTAAG TCTGCTACAGCTTTCAAGGGTGCTTATGAGAGCTTGGGCGTTGAGGGATCTAGTGGAAAATCTGTTAACATGCAGAAGATATGGCACCTCATTCAG ATGCTGATGGGTGAGGATTCAACTATGCAACATAATGTTTCAAAGAAGATGTCACTAATCATTGGTGCAAGGCGCCATCTGGAATGGGGGCATGAGAAATATATCATGGATACAATACAAAGTCATCCTGCACAG GCTGCTCTTGGTGGGGCTGTTGGAAATTTGCAAAGAGTCCGCGCCTTTCTTCGG ATTCGTTTAAGAGATTATGGAGTTCTGGATTTTGATGCAGGTGATGCTCGTAGACAACCTCCCGTTGATACCACTTGGCAGCAG ATATATTTTTGCTTGAGGACTGGATATTATGAGGAAGCAAGAAATGTGGCTCTGTCATCCCGTGCTTCACACCAATTTGCTCCCATG CTTGCAGAGTGGATCAATACTGGAGGGATGGTGCCAGTTGAGACTGCAGTCACTGCATCAGAAGAGTGTGAGAAAATGTTAAGAATGGGTGATCGGGTTGGACGAGCTGCATATGACAAGAAAAAGTTGTTGTTGTATGCTATCATATCTGGTTCTCGCAGGCAAATTGACCGCCTGCTTAGAGACCTACCAAATCTGTTCAATACTATAGAGGATTTCTTATGGTTCAAGCTGTCTGCAGTACGAGATTACTCAAGTGGAGTCTCATCTGTTATTCTGAATGAGGGATTGGTACCATATAGTTTGGATGATTTGCAGGTCTACCTGAACAAATTTGATCCATCATATTATACCAAAAATGGGAAGGACCCTCTGGTATACCCTTATGTTTTGCTTTTAAGCATCCAGTTGCTACCAGCTGTCGTATATTGGTCAAAGGAAACAGGAGATGAAGGATATAATGTTGATGCTGCCCACATGGCAATCGTGTTAGCAGACCATGCTGTCCTTTCTGAAGGAGCTGGTGCTGGGCAAAAACTGGGAGTGATGGATGCTTATGCCGAGGCATCTAGCATAATTAGGCAGTATGGATCTGTGTATTTACGCCACGGTGATCTATCAATGGCATTAGAATATTATGCACAAGCTGCTGCTGCAGTAGGCGGTGGACAATTGTCATGGACAGGAAGAGGTAATGTGGATCAGCAAAGGCAGAGAAGCTTGATGTTGAAGCAACTCCTTACTGAGCTGTTGCTACGTGATGGTGGGGTCTATCTTTTACTTGGTTCAAGAGGTACTGGAGAAGAAGGTCAATTAGGAAGGTTTTTGACTGATGCGAAAGCAAGGCATCAGTTTCTGCTTGAAGCTGCTCGCCAGTGTCAGGAAGCTGGGCTTTATGACAAA TCCGTAGAAATTCAGAAGAGAGTTGGGGCATTTTCAATGGCACTGGATACCACCAATAAGTGCCTCTCTGAAGCAATATGCGCCCTCTCACATGGTAGATTAGATGGTGAGAGCCGGACTGCTGGCCTCATTCATTCTGGCAATGAGATACTGGAGACATACAGATATTATCCTGAAGTCAG TCCTCAAGAGAGAGAGCATGTTTTGGAGCAACAAACTATGTTAAGACAACTTGAGGCAATATTGTCAATCCACAAGTTGGCAATAACGGGCCATCATCTGGATGCTTTAAGGGAGGTTGCCAAACTTCCATTTCTCCCATTAGATCCACGAGCACCAGATATTACTGTTGATGTGTTCCAGAATTTATCTCTTCATGTACAAGCCTGTGTTCCAGACCTTCTGAAGGTTGCTCTCACTTGCTTGGACAATGTAACAGATTCTGATGGATCACTTCGTGCTTTGAGGGCTAAG ATTGCAAGCTTTCTTGCTAATAATTTGAATAGGAATTGGCCCCGTGATTTGTATGAGAAGGTTGCTCGGAGCTTGTGA
- the LOC132192201 gene encoding uncharacterized protein LOC132192201 isoform X2 encodes MPRVSPVLRQCRKALQDSDLLKVLQSEITHELSSNRFLNNQSGSLGDFLVEWDSSQSQDVVLRRKCELGEEVVVSAVLGPFTYGRESVFPRGVLMKVCLKKPGLGSILQFDCGVSDRGDNGSVFDIHNACYIQSSARVDPSAYRGPVFRDLS; translated from the exons ATGCCGAGAGTGAGTCCTGTGTTGCGCCAGTGTCGCAAAGCTCTTCAAGATTCGGACTTGCTCAAGGTCTTGCAGTCGGAGATCACCCACGAGCTCTCGTCTAATCGCTTTCTG AATAATCAAAGTGGTTCTCTGGGGGATTTTTTGGTGGAATGGGACTCATCACAATCCCAAGATGTGGTTTTGCGGAGAAAATGTGAGTTGGGGGAAGAGGTTGTTGTCTCCGCCGTCCTGGGTCCTTTTACATATGGAAGAGAGAGTGTGTTTCCAAGGGGAGTTTTGATGAAAGTATGTTTGAAAAAGCCTGGCCTGGGCTCAATCTTGCAGTTTGATTGTGGAGTTTCTGACAGAGGTGATAATGGATCTGTGTTTGACATCCATAATGCCTGCTATATCCAATCATCAGCTCGTGTCGATCCTTCAGCCTACAGAGGCCCGGTATTTAG
- the LOC132161655 gene encoding zeatin O-glucosyltransferase-like produces the protein MANNQRSNGQKQAEEVVVVMVPFPAQGHLNQLLHLSRLILSYNIPVHFASSAIHNRQAMLRLHGWDPNSVSNIHFHDFLIPPFLSPPPNPNAPNKFPSHLQPLFDASLHLRHPMCALLRELSSKSRRVIVINDSMMAYVVQDVGSIPNAESYTFHSVSVFALFLYLWEAMGKSPLNNSIPKDLPSFESCFSNEFLDFIALNCGFQKLSSGSLYNTCRIIEGPYLDLMEKIEGGKKHWAIGPFNPVRIPEKKCSNGRHKCLEWLHKQTPNSVIYVSFGTTTTMEEEQIKELAIGLEKSEQKFIWVLRDADKGDVFNGEVRKAELPKGFEERVKSRGMVVRDWAPQLEILSHPSTGAFMSHCGWNSCMESITMGVPIAAWPMASDQPRNTVLIAQLLKVGIVVKKWSHMDQIVTSSSVDNALKMLMASKEGDVIRKRAAELGGAVRRSLDRGGVSCVELDSFIAHITR, from the exons ATGGCAAACAACCAGCGGAGCAATGGGCAAAAGCAAGcggaggaggtggtggtggtgatggtgcCCTTTCCGGCGCAGGGGCATCTGAACCAGCTCCTCCACCTCTCCCGTCTAATATTGTCCTACAATATCCCCGTCCACTTCGCCAGCTCCGCCATCCACAACCGCCAAGCCATGCTCCGCCTCCACGGCTGGGACCCAAATTCAGTTTCCAACATCCATTTCCACGACTTCCTCATCCCACCTTTCCTCTCCCCTCCTCCCAACCCCAACGCCCCAAACAAATTCCCCTCACATCTGCAGCCATTGTTCGACGCTTCCCTTCATCTCCGCCACCCCATGTGCGCGCTTCTACGTGAGCTTTCGTCCAAATCGCGGAGAGTCATCGTCATCAACGACTCCATGATGGCGTATGTGGTGCAGGACGTGGGGTCCATCCCAAACGCCGAGTCGTACACTTTCCACAGCGTGTCGGTTTTCGCTCTTTTCTTGTATTTGTGGGAAGCAATGGGGAAATCGCCTTTGAATAACAGCATCCCGAAAGATCTTCCATCTTTTGAAAGTTGCTTCTCCAACGAGTTCTTGGACTTCATTGCTTTGAACTGTGGCTTCCAGAAGTTGAGCTCTGGGAGCCTCTACAACACGTGCAGGATCATCGAAGGTCCCTATCTGGATTTGATGGAAAAGATTGAAGGAGGCAAGAAGCATTGGGCTATTGGGCCATTCAATCCTGTGAGAATACCAGAAAAGAAATGTTCAAATGGACGACACAAGTGCTTGGAGTGGTTGCATAAACAGACCCCAAATTCG GTAATATATGTGTCTTTTGGGACGACAACCACCATGGAAGAAGAGCAAATAAAGGAGCTAGCAATTGGGTTGGAAAAAAGCGAGCAAAAATTCATCTGGGTGTTGAGGGATGCTGACAAAGGAGATGTATTCAATGGAGAAGTGAGAAAAGCAGAGCTTCCCAAAGGGTTTGAAGAGAGAGTTAAAAGCAGGGGAATGGTGGTGAGAGACTGGGCTCCTCAGCTGGAAATTCTAAGCCACCCATCAACCGGAGCTTTTATGAGTCATTGCGGATGGAATTCCTGCATGGAGAGCATCACCATGGGAGTTCCGATTGCCGCTTGGCCGATGGCGTCCGACCAGCCGAGGAACACGGTGCTGATAGCACAGCTGCTTAAAGTTGGTATTGTCGTGAAGAAGTGGTCGCACATGGATCAGATAGTGACGTCAAGCTCTGTAGATAACGCTTTGAAAATGTTGATGGCATCGAAAGAAGGGGATGTGATTAGGAAGAGGGCGGCGGAGTTGGGCGGTGCTGTCAGGCGCTCATTGGACAGGGGTGGAGTTTCATGCGTGGAGTTGGATTCTTTCATTGCTCACATCACTAGGTAG